The Cucumis melo cultivar AY chromosome 6, USDA_Cmelo_AY_1.0, whole genome shotgun sequence genome includes a region encoding these proteins:
- the LOC103496132 gene encoding pentatricopeptide repeat-containing protein At3g24000, mitochondrial isoform X5, whose translation MSDLKKGRAQVPQMTWFILFHGALSEPHNGRSGHVHGSKCSQFSQVYTIANNPTNNSPTSITWNPEVGEQVGNLFLSLSNHSNPEVSCFSQKGFSQITEEIIGRTIHAICLKSLVRLKVFQTNTLINMYSKFGRINYAQLVFDRMSERNEASWNHMMSGYVRVGSYVEAVLFFRDICGIGIKPSGFMIASLVTACNKSSIMAKEGFQFHGFAIKCGLIYDVFVGTSFVHFYASYGIVSNAQKMFNEMPDRNVVSWTSLMVSYSDNGSKKEVINTYKRMRLEGICCNENNIALVISSCGFLVDIILGRQLLGHALKFGLETKVSAANSLVFMFGGCGDVDEACSIFNEMNERDTISWNSIISANAQNALHEESFRYFHWMRLVHEEMNYTTLSILLSICGSVDYLKWGKGVHGLAVKYGLESNICLCNTLLSMYSDAGRSKDAELIFRRMPERDLVSWNSMLACYVQDGRCLCALKVFAEMLWMKKEINYVTFTSALAACLDPEFFTEGKILHGFVVVLGLQDELIIGNTLITFYGKCQKMSEAKKLFQRMPKLDKVTWNALIGGFANNAELNEAVAAFKLMREGGTCGVDYITIVNILGSCLTREDLIKYGIPIHAHTVVTGFDLDQHVQSSLITMYAKCGDLQSSSYIFDQLVFKTSSVWNAIIAANARYGFGEEALKLVVRMRSAGIEFDQFNFSTSLSVAADLAMLEEGQQLHGSTIKLGFELDHFITNAAMDMYGKCGELDDALRILPQPTDRSRLSWNTMISIFARHGHFRKAKETFHEMLKLGVKPNHVSFVCLLSACNHGGLVEEGLAYYASMTSEYGIQPGIEHCVCMIDLLGRSGRLVEAEAFITDMPIPPNDLVWRSLLASCRIYRNLDLGRKAAKHLLELDPSDDSAYVLYSNVFATIGRWADVEDVRGQMGAHRIQKKPAHSWVKWKGNISIFGMGDQTHPQMEQINGKLLGLMKIVGEAGYVPDTSYSLQDTDEEQKEHNMWSHSERIALAFGLINIPEGTTVRIFKNLRVCGDCHSFFKFVSGVLGRKIVLRDPYRFHHFTNGDCSCSDYW comes from the exons ATGAGCGATCTCAAGAAAGGGAGGGCCCAAGTTCCTCAAATGACTTGGTTTATCTT ATTTCACGGAGCTCTATCAGAGCCTCACAATGGAAGAAGTGGCCATGTACATGGTAGCAAGTGTAGTCAGTTTTCACAGGTCTACACCATTGCCAATAAC CCTACCAATAATTCGCCTACTTCGATCACTTGGAATCCAGAAGTGGGAGAGCAAGTTGGCAACTTGTTTCTTTCACTTTCTAACCACTCAAATCCTGAAGTCTCGTGTTTCTCTCAGAAGGGTTTCTCTCAGATCACAGAAGAAATCATTGGCAGAACAATTCATGCCATTTGCTTAAAGAGTTTGGTGAGGTTGAAAGTGTTCCAAACCAATACTTTGATAAATATGTATTCAAAGTTTGGCCGTATAAACTATGCTCAGTTAGTATTTGACAGAATGTCCGAGAGAAATGAAGCTTCTTGGAACCATATGATGTCAGGTTATGTCCGCGTAGGTTCATATGTGGAAGCAGTATTGTTCTTTCGAGATATCTGTGGGATAGGCATCAAACCAAGTGGATTCATGATCGCGAGTTTAGTCACTGCTTGCAATAAGTCTTCTATTATGGCCAAGGAAGGTTTCCAATTTCATGGTTTTGCAATTAAATGTGGTTTGATATATGATGTTTTTGTAGGTACTTCTTTTGTGCACTTTTATGCTAGCTATGGGATTGTCTCTAATGCTCAAAAGATGTTCAATGAGATGCCTGATAGGAATGTGGTCTCTTGGACTTCTTTGATGGTTTCATATTCAGATAACGGAAGTAAGAAGGAAGTGATAAATACTTATAAACGCATGAGGCTTGAAGGAATATGTTGCAATGAAAACAATATAGCTTTAGTAATTAGTTCTTGTGGGTTTCTGGTGGATATAATTTTGGGTCGTCAACTTCTTGGACATGCTTTAAAGTTTGGACTAGAGACTAAAGTTTCTGCAGCTAACTCTCTCGTATTCATGTTTGGTGGTTGTGGTGACGTTGATGAGGCTTGCAGTATTTTCAATGAGATGAATGAAAGAGACACAATCTCCTGGAATTCCATCATCTCTGCCAATGCACAAAATGCACTACATGAAGAATCATTTAGGTATTTTCACTGGATGCGCTTAGTCCATGAAGAGATGAATTACACAACACTTTCTATTTTGTTATCGATTTGTGGTTCTGTAGATTATTTGAAGTGGGGCAAAGGGGTTCACGGTCTAGCAGTGAAATATGGACTAGAATCCAATATTTGTCTTTGCAATACACTTTTAAGCATGTATTCTGATGCTGGGAGATCTAAAGATGCAGAATTGATCTTTAGAAGAATGCCAGAAAGGGATTTAGTCTCATGGAATTCCATGTTAGCATGCTATGTTCAGGATGGAAGGTGTTTGTGTGCCTTAAAAGTTTTTGCTGAGATGCTTTGGATGAAAAAAGAGATCAATTATGTCACTTTTACCAGTGCATTGGCTGCCTGTTTAGATCCTGAATTCTTTACCGAAGGTAAAATTCTCCATGGTTTTGTCGTCGTTCTGGGCCTCCAAGATGAGTTGATCATTGGAAACACATTAATTACATTTTATGGAAAGTGTCAGAAGATGTCTGAGGCGAAAAAGCTATTCCAAAGGATGCCCAAGCTTGACAAAGTAACCTGGAACGCACTTATTGGTGGTTTTGCTAATAATGCAGAACTAAACGAGGCAGTAGCAGCTTTTAAATTGATGAGGGAAGGAGGTACATGTGGGGTTGACTATATTACCATTGTGAATATTCTTGGTTCTTGTTTGACTCGTGAGGATCTGATCAAATATGGAATACCCATCCATGCTCATACAGTTGTGACTGGATTTGATCTGGACCAGCATGTGCAAAGTTCCCTTATCACAATGTATGCAAAGTGTGGTGACCTTCAATCGAGTAGCTATATCTTTGATCAATTGGTGTTTAAAACTTCTAGTGTGTGGAATGCCATCATTGCTGCAAATGCTCGTTATGGATTTGGAGAAGAAGCTTTGAAACTTGTAGTAAGGATGAGAAGTGCTGGAATTGAATTTGATCAGTTCAACTTCTCCACCTCCCTTTCAGTTGCTGCCGACTTGGCTATGTTGGAGGAAGGCCAACAGCTTCATGGATCAACAATTAAACTAGGATTCGAATTGGATCATTTTATTACAAATGCTGCTATGGATATGTATGGGAAGTGTGGGGAACTGGATGATGCTTTAAGAATACTTCCCCAGCCTACTGATAGGTCACGATTATCATGGAATACAATGATATCGATTTTTGCCAGACATGGACATTTTCGTAAGGCTAAGGAAACTTTTCATGAGATGCTAAAGCTGGGTGTAAAACCTAATCATGTATCATTTGTATGTCTTCTTTCTGCATGTAATCATGGGGGCTTAGTCGAAGAGGGTCTTGCTTATTATGCTTCTATGACTTCTGAATATGGAATTCAACCAGGAATAGAACATTGTGTGTGCATGATTGATCTTCTTGGAAGATCAGGAAGGCTTGTAGAAGCTGAAGCTTTTATTACAGATATGCCTATTCCACCTAATGATCTTGTTTGGCGGAGTCTTTTGGCGTCTTGTAGAATATATCGCAATCTAGACCTCGGACGAAAGGCTGCAAAGCATCTTCTTGAGTTGGACCCATCTGATGATTCAGCTTATGTTCTTTACTCGAATGTCTTTGCAACAATTGGCAGATGGGCAGATGTAGAAGATGTGCGGGGACAGATGGGAGCACACAGAATTCAAAAGAAGCCGGCACATAGCTGGGTCAAATGGAAAGGCAATATCAGCATATTTGGAATGGGGGATCAAACACATCCTCAAATGGAACAGATAAATGGCAAGTTGTTAGGACTTATGAAAATAGTTGGAGAAGCTGGTTATGTTCCTGATACAAGCTATTCGCTGCAAGATACAGATGAAGAACAGAAGGAGCATAATATGTGGAGTCATAGTGAGAGGATTGCTCTTGCTTTTGGATTGATCAACATTCCAGAAGGTACTACTGTTCGGATTTTCAAGAATCTGCGTGTTTGTGGTGACTGCCATTCTTTCTTCAAGTTTGTCAGTGGAGTTCTGGGGCGAAAAATCGTATTGAGGGATCCATATCGGTTTCATCACTTCACCAATGGCGATTGTTCCTGTTCTGACTATTGGTAA
- the LOC103496132 gene encoding pentatricopeptide repeat-containing protein At3g24000, mitochondrial isoform X1 — MYSKFGRINYAQLVFDRMSERNEASWNHMMSGYVRVGSYVEAVLFFRDICGIGIKPSGFMIASLVTACNKSSIMAKEGFQFHGFAIKCGLIYDVFVGTSFVHFYASYGIVSNAQKMFNEMPDRNVVSWTSLMVSYSDNGSKKEVINTYKRMRLEGICCNENNIALVISSCGFLVDIILGRQLLGHALKFGLETKVSAANSLVFMFGGCGDVDEACSIFNEMNERDTISWNSIISANAQNALHEESFRYFHWMRLVHEEMNYTTLSILLSICGSVDYLKWGKGVHGLAVKYGLESNICLCNTLLSMYSDAGRSKDAELIFRRMPERDLVSWNSMLACYVQDGRCLCALKVFAEMLWMKKEINYVTFTSALAACLDPEFFTEGKILHGFVVVLGLQDELIIGNTLITFYGKCQKMSEAKKLFQRMPKLDKVTWNALIGGFANNAELNEAVAAFKLMREGGTCGVDYITIVNILGSCLTREDLIKYGIPIHAHTVVTGFDLDQHVQSSLITMYAKCGDLQSSSYIFDQLVFKTSSVWNAIIAANARYGFGEEALKLVVRMRSAGIEFDQFNFSTSLSVAADLAMLEEGQQLHGSTIKLGFELDHFITNAAMDMYGKCGELDDALRILPQPTDRSRLSWNTMISIFARHGHFRKAKETFHEMLKLGVKPNHVSFVCLLSACNHGGLVEEGLAYYASMTSEYGIQPGIEHCVCMIDLLGRSGRLVEAEAFITDMPIPPNDLVWRSLLASCRIYRNLDLGRKAAKHLLELDPSDDSAYVLYSNVFATIGRWADVEDVRGQMGAHRIQKKPAHSWVKWKGNISIFGMGDQTHPQMEQINGKLLGLMKIVGEAGYVPDTSYSLQDTDEEQKEHNMWSHSERIALAFGLINIPEGTTVRIFKNLRVCGDCHSFFKFVSGVLGRKIVLRDPYRFHHFTNGDCSCSDYW; from the coding sequence ATGTATTCAAAGTTTGGCCGTATAAACTATGCTCAGTTAGTATTTGACAGAATGTCCGAGAGAAATGAAGCTTCTTGGAACCATATGATGTCAGGTTATGTCCGCGTAGGTTCATATGTGGAAGCAGTATTGTTCTTTCGAGATATCTGTGGGATAGGCATCAAACCAAGTGGATTCATGATCGCGAGTTTAGTCACTGCTTGCAATAAGTCTTCTATTATGGCCAAGGAAGGTTTCCAATTTCATGGTTTTGCAATTAAATGTGGTTTGATATATGATGTTTTTGTAGGTACTTCTTTTGTGCACTTTTATGCTAGCTATGGGATTGTCTCTAATGCTCAAAAGATGTTCAATGAGATGCCTGATAGGAATGTGGTCTCTTGGACTTCTTTGATGGTTTCATATTCAGATAACGGAAGTAAGAAGGAAGTGATAAATACTTATAAACGCATGAGGCTTGAAGGAATATGTTGCAATGAAAACAATATAGCTTTAGTAATTAGTTCTTGTGGGTTTCTGGTGGATATAATTTTGGGTCGTCAACTTCTTGGACATGCTTTAAAGTTTGGACTAGAGACTAAAGTTTCTGCAGCTAACTCTCTCGTATTCATGTTTGGTGGTTGTGGTGACGTTGATGAGGCTTGCAGTATTTTCAATGAGATGAATGAAAGAGACACAATCTCCTGGAATTCCATCATCTCTGCCAATGCACAAAATGCACTACATGAAGAATCATTTAGGTATTTTCACTGGATGCGCTTAGTCCATGAAGAGATGAATTACACAACACTTTCTATTTTGTTATCGATTTGTGGTTCTGTAGATTATTTGAAGTGGGGCAAAGGGGTTCACGGTCTAGCAGTGAAATATGGACTAGAATCCAATATTTGTCTTTGCAATACACTTTTAAGCATGTATTCTGATGCTGGGAGATCTAAAGATGCAGAATTGATCTTTAGAAGAATGCCAGAAAGGGATTTAGTCTCATGGAATTCCATGTTAGCATGCTATGTTCAGGATGGAAGGTGTTTGTGTGCCTTAAAAGTTTTTGCTGAGATGCTTTGGATGAAAAAAGAGATCAATTATGTCACTTTTACCAGTGCATTGGCTGCCTGTTTAGATCCTGAATTCTTTACCGAAGGTAAAATTCTCCATGGTTTTGTCGTCGTTCTGGGCCTCCAAGATGAGTTGATCATTGGAAACACATTAATTACATTTTATGGAAAGTGTCAGAAGATGTCTGAGGCGAAAAAGCTATTCCAAAGGATGCCCAAGCTTGACAAAGTAACCTGGAACGCACTTATTGGTGGTTTTGCTAATAATGCAGAACTAAACGAGGCAGTAGCAGCTTTTAAATTGATGAGGGAAGGAGGTACATGTGGGGTTGACTATATTACCATTGTGAATATTCTTGGTTCTTGTTTGACTCGTGAGGATCTGATCAAATATGGAATACCCATCCATGCTCATACAGTTGTGACTGGATTTGATCTGGACCAGCATGTGCAAAGTTCCCTTATCACAATGTATGCAAAGTGTGGTGACCTTCAATCGAGTAGCTATATCTTTGATCAATTGGTGTTTAAAACTTCTAGTGTGTGGAATGCCATCATTGCTGCAAATGCTCGTTATGGATTTGGAGAAGAAGCTTTGAAACTTGTAGTAAGGATGAGAAGTGCTGGAATTGAATTTGATCAGTTCAACTTCTCCACCTCCCTTTCAGTTGCTGCCGACTTGGCTATGTTGGAGGAAGGCCAACAGCTTCATGGATCAACAATTAAACTAGGATTCGAATTGGATCATTTTATTACAAATGCTGCTATGGATATGTATGGGAAGTGTGGGGAACTGGATGATGCTTTAAGAATACTTCCCCAGCCTACTGATAGGTCACGATTATCATGGAATACAATGATATCGATTTTTGCCAGACATGGACATTTTCGTAAGGCTAAGGAAACTTTTCATGAGATGCTAAAGCTGGGTGTAAAACCTAATCATGTATCATTTGTATGTCTTCTTTCTGCATGTAATCATGGGGGCTTAGTCGAAGAGGGTCTTGCTTATTATGCTTCTATGACTTCTGAATATGGAATTCAACCAGGAATAGAACATTGTGTGTGCATGATTGATCTTCTTGGAAGATCAGGAAGGCTTGTAGAAGCTGAAGCTTTTATTACAGATATGCCTATTCCACCTAATGATCTTGTTTGGCGGAGTCTTTTGGCGTCTTGTAGAATATATCGCAATCTAGACCTCGGACGAAAGGCTGCAAAGCATCTTCTTGAGTTGGACCCATCTGATGATTCAGCTTATGTTCTTTACTCGAATGTCTTTGCAACAATTGGCAGATGGGCAGATGTAGAAGATGTGCGGGGACAGATGGGAGCACACAGAATTCAAAAGAAGCCGGCACATAGCTGGGTCAAATGGAAAGGCAATATCAGCATATTTGGAATGGGGGATCAAACACATCCTCAAATGGAACAGATAAATGGCAAGTTGTTAGGACTTATGAAAATAGTTGGAGAAGCTGGTTATGTTCCTGATACAAGCTATTCGCTGCAAGATACAGATGAAGAACAGAAGGAGCATAATATGTGGAGTCATAGTGAGAGGATTGCTCTTGCTTTTGGATTGATCAACATTCCAGAAGGTACTACTGTTCGGATTTTCAAGAATCTGCGTGTTTGTGGTGACTGCCATTCTTTCTTCAAGTTTGTCAGTGGAGTTCTGGGGCGAAAAATCGTATTGAGGGATCCATATCGGTTTCATCACTTCACCAATGGCGATTGTTCCTGTTCTGACTATTGGTAA
- the LOC103496132 gene encoding pentatricopeptide repeat-containing protein At3g24000, mitochondrial isoform X4 has product MSERNEASWNHMMSGYVRVGSYVEAVLFFRDICGIGIKPSGFMIASLVTACNKSSIMAKEGFQFHGFAIKCGLIYDVFVGTSFVHFYASYGIVSNAQKMFNEMPDRNVVSWTSLMVSYSDNGSKKEVINTYKRMRLEGICCNENNIALVISSCGFLVDIILGRQLLGHALKFGLETKVSAANSLVFMFGGCGDVDEACSIFNEMNERDTISWNSIISANAQNALHEESFRYFHWMRLVHEEMNYTTLSILLSICGSVDYLKWGKGVHGLAVKYGLESNICLCNTLLSMYSDAGRSKDAELIFRRMPERDLVSWNSMLACYVQDGRCLCALKVFAEMLWMKKEINYVTFTSALAACLDPEFFTEGKILHGFVVVLGLQDELIIGNTLITFYGKCQKMSEAKKLFQRMPKLDKVTWNALIGGFANNAELNEAVAAFKLMREGGTCGVDYITIVNILGSCLTREDLIKYGIPIHAHTVVTGFDLDQHVQSSLITMYAKCGDLQSSSYIFDQLVFKTSSVWNAIIAANARYGFGEEALKLVVRMRSAGIEFDQFNFSTSLSVAADLAMLEEGQQLHGSTIKLGFELDHFITNAAMDMYGKCGELDDALRILPQPTDRSRLSWNTMISIFARHGHFRKAKETFHEMLKLGVKPNHVSFVCLLSACNHGGLVEEGLAYYASMTSEYGIQPGIEHCVCMIDLLGRSGRLVEAEAFITDMPIPPNDLVWRSLLASCRIYRNLDLGRKAAKHLLELDPSDDSAYVLYSNVFATIGRWADVEDVRGQMGAHRIQKKPAHSWVKWKGNISIFGMGDQTHPQMEQINGKLLGLMKIVGEAGYVPDTSYSLQDTDEEQKEHNMWSHSERIALAFGLINIPEGTTVRIFKNLRVCGDCHSFFKFVSGVLGRKIVLRDPYRFHHFTNGDCSCSDYW; this is encoded by the coding sequence ATGTCCGAGAGAAATGAAGCTTCTTGGAACCATATGATGTCAGGTTATGTCCGCGTAGGTTCATATGTGGAAGCAGTATTGTTCTTTCGAGATATCTGTGGGATAGGCATCAAACCAAGTGGATTCATGATCGCGAGTTTAGTCACTGCTTGCAATAAGTCTTCTATTATGGCCAAGGAAGGTTTCCAATTTCATGGTTTTGCAATTAAATGTGGTTTGATATATGATGTTTTTGTAGGTACTTCTTTTGTGCACTTTTATGCTAGCTATGGGATTGTCTCTAATGCTCAAAAGATGTTCAATGAGATGCCTGATAGGAATGTGGTCTCTTGGACTTCTTTGATGGTTTCATATTCAGATAACGGAAGTAAGAAGGAAGTGATAAATACTTATAAACGCATGAGGCTTGAAGGAATATGTTGCAATGAAAACAATATAGCTTTAGTAATTAGTTCTTGTGGGTTTCTGGTGGATATAATTTTGGGTCGTCAACTTCTTGGACATGCTTTAAAGTTTGGACTAGAGACTAAAGTTTCTGCAGCTAACTCTCTCGTATTCATGTTTGGTGGTTGTGGTGACGTTGATGAGGCTTGCAGTATTTTCAATGAGATGAATGAAAGAGACACAATCTCCTGGAATTCCATCATCTCTGCCAATGCACAAAATGCACTACATGAAGAATCATTTAGGTATTTTCACTGGATGCGCTTAGTCCATGAAGAGATGAATTACACAACACTTTCTATTTTGTTATCGATTTGTGGTTCTGTAGATTATTTGAAGTGGGGCAAAGGGGTTCACGGTCTAGCAGTGAAATATGGACTAGAATCCAATATTTGTCTTTGCAATACACTTTTAAGCATGTATTCTGATGCTGGGAGATCTAAAGATGCAGAATTGATCTTTAGAAGAATGCCAGAAAGGGATTTAGTCTCATGGAATTCCATGTTAGCATGCTATGTTCAGGATGGAAGGTGTTTGTGTGCCTTAAAAGTTTTTGCTGAGATGCTTTGGATGAAAAAAGAGATCAATTATGTCACTTTTACCAGTGCATTGGCTGCCTGTTTAGATCCTGAATTCTTTACCGAAGGTAAAATTCTCCATGGTTTTGTCGTCGTTCTGGGCCTCCAAGATGAGTTGATCATTGGAAACACATTAATTACATTTTATGGAAAGTGTCAGAAGATGTCTGAGGCGAAAAAGCTATTCCAAAGGATGCCCAAGCTTGACAAAGTAACCTGGAACGCACTTATTGGTGGTTTTGCTAATAATGCAGAACTAAACGAGGCAGTAGCAGCTTTTAAATTGATGAGGGAAGGAGGTACATGTGGGGTTGACTATATTACCATTGTGAATATTCTTGGTTCTTGTTTGACTCGTGAGGATCTGATCAAATATGGAATACCCATCCATGCTCATACAGTTGTGACTGGATTTGATCTGGACCAGCATGTGCAAAGTTCCCTTATCACAATGTATGCAAAGTGTGGTGACCTTCAATCGAGTAGCTATATCTTTGATCAATTGGTGTTTAAAACTTCTAGTGTGTGGAATGCCATCATTGCTGCAAATGCTCGTTATGGATTTGGAGAAGAAGCTTTGAAACTTGTAGTAAGGATGAGAAGTGCTGGAATTGAATTTGATCAGTTCAACTTCTCCACCTCCCTTTCAGTTGCTGCCGACTTGGCTATGTTGGAGGAAGGCCAACAGCTTCATGGATCAACAATTAAACTAGGATTCGAATTGGATCATTTTATTACAAATGCTGCTATGGATATGTATGGGAAGTGTGGGGAACTGGATGATGCTTTAAGAATACTTCCCCAGCCTACTGATAGGTCACGATTATCATGGAATACAATGATATCGATTTTTGCCAGACATGGACATTTTCGTAAGGCTAAGGAAACTTTTCATGAGATGCTAAAGCTGGGTGTAAAACCTAATCATGTATCATTTGTATGTCTTCTTTCTGCATGTAATCATGGGGGCTTAGTCGAAGAGGGTCTTGCTTATTATGCTTCTATGACTTCTGAATATGGAATTCAACCAGGAATAGAACATTGTGTGTGCATGATTGATCTTCTTGGAAGATCAGGAAGGCTTGTAGAAGCTGAAGCTTTTATTACAGATATGCCTATTCCACCTAATGATCTTGTTTGGCGGAGTCTTTTGGCGTCTTGTAGAATATATCGCAATCTAGACCTCGGACGAAAGGCTGCAAAGCATCTTCTTGAGTTGGACCCATCTGATGATTCAGCTTATGTTCTTTACTCGAATGTCTTTGCAACAATTGGCAGATGGGCAGATGTAGAAGATGTGCGGGGACAGATGGGAGCACACAGAATTCAAAAGAAGCCGGCACATAGCTGGGTCAAATGGAAAGGCAATATCAGCATATTTGGAATGGGGGATCAAACACATCCTCAAATGGAACAGATAAATGGCAAGTTGTTAGGACTTATGAAAATAGTTGGAGAAGCTGGTTATGTTCCTGATACAAGCTATTCGCTGCAAGATACAGATGAAGAACAGAAGGAGCATAATATGTGGAGTCATAGTGAGAGGATTGCTCTTGCTTTTGGATTGATCAACATTCCAGAAGGTACTACTGTTCGGATTTTCAAGAATCTGCGTGTTTGTGGTGACTGCCATTCTTTCTTCAAGTTTGTCAGTGGAGTTCTGGGGCGAAAAATCGTATTGAGGGATCCATATCGGTTTCATCACTTCACCAATGGCGATTGTTCCTGTTCTGACTATTGGTAA